The Macrobrachium nipponense isolate FS-2020 chromosome 1, ASM1510439v2, whole genome shotgun sequence genome includes a window with the following:
- the LOC135219052 gene encoding calponin homology domain-containing protein DDB_G0272472-like produces MYASICEDCVTLFGSQQINVGVQEIISSYDIAVSRTPEIFEEQPSSIDAPRFALAIPGMALLAGLALAAFCCYQIKGTRVDDPEEIVSLENSMETEGSEDIDDSEDDADLDNDDDLDTEIDDDEDSLELEDQDNTDLDNDDDLQPEMDDEARLVDSLELKEIDDTEDDLSTETDEEMSREEDLDNCEVAVTQMEHLWKDPQQEIELLRKQILERDLLLEKKEDEGKEMKSHFEKEINKRDGKIVNLLQQVEQFRGEKCLLEQDLRLTRDQLETTQRTKKEQTSKINSLENHLQEKDLFLKRRNEEESEMRRLFQQEMAEKERELEATSQKETELSLKLKESENTTELLDLENEEFCMMIEELRNVLAEKEKEVHLLKESLAFKTKELEEGQDQHEIVKRRVNELEDNSTLREKLRITEAENVNIQQILGDELQAMKNWVAELGRENAMSKEDLEAKELEIMLLEESLEQKETILQDALHHWKDTEKLLEGAKEKEKEMEASLTTLEEELQKRNLQIEEFLTKEEQSRCEQQEFEDKLDLALHYAIELQTLLKEAEERERKIKEDLEEQRNKNHLLAKEKEEEETEIRRQHQERLRQKEKETEKQRERLEELQDNLESALRQEQILERLLESKQEDLISLKMKESKSQLEVQRLLKDCDMLKEEIQLQEQNRIREEKRLSGSRLTKHRRRL; encoded by the coding sequence ATGTACGCTTCAATCTGTGAGGACTGTGTAACATTGTTTGGTTCTCAACAGATTAATGTTGGCGTACAGGAAATAATATCATCTTATGATATAGCGGTTTCTCGGACTCCTGAAATCTTTGAGGAACAACCCAGCAGCATTGATGCGCCTCGCTTTGCTCTCGCCATCCCTGGGATGGCACTGTTGGCGGGCTTGGCGCTCGCTGCTTTCTGTTGTTACCAGATCAAAGGAACCCGAGTTGACGACCCGGAAGAAATCGTTTCGCTAGAAAACAGCATGGAAACGGAAGGCAGTGAAGATATTGACGACAGCGAGGATGATGCAGACTTGGACAATGACGACGACCTGGACACCGAAATTGACGACGACGAAGACAGTCTGGAATTGGAAGATCAAGATAATACCGACCTGGACAATGATGACGACTTGCAACCCGAAATGGACGACGAGGCTAGGCTGGTAGACAGCCTCGAATTAAAGGAAATTGACGACACCGAGGATGACCTGAGCACCGAAACGGATGAAGAGATGAGCCGAGAAGAGGACCTGGATAATTGTGAAGTCGCCGTAACACAAATGGAACACCTCTGGAAAGATCCTCAGCAGGAGATCGAACTGCTCCGAAAGCAGATACTGGAAAGAGATCTGCTTCTTGAAAAGAAAGAAGACGAGGGCAAGGAAATGAAAAGTCATttcgaaaaagaaataaataaaagagacggAAAAATCGTCAACCTCCTCCAACAAGTTGAACAATTCCGAGGTGAAAAGTGCCTGTTGGAACAGGATTTAAGATTGACTCGAGATCAGCTGGAAACGACTCAAAGGACAAAGAAAGAGCAGACGTCGAAAATAAACTCACTGGAGAACCACCTGCAGGAAAAAGACCTCTTCCTCAAAAGGAGAAACGAGGAGGAGAGCGAGATGAGACGGCTCTTCCAGCAGGAGAtggctgaaaaagagagagagctggaggcCACCTCACAGAAGGAAACAGAACTCAGCCTGAAATTAAAGGAAAGTGAAAATACTACTGAGTTACTTGACTTGGAGAACGAAGAGTTCTGTATGATGATTGAAGAGTTGAGGAACGTTTtagctgagaaagagaaggaagtccACCTTCTGAAAGAATCCCTCGCCTTTAAAACTAAAGAATTAGAGGAAGGTCAAGACCAGCATGAAATAGTAAAGAGACGAGTGAACGAACTTGAGGATAACTCGACTCTCAGAGAAAAGCTGAGGATCACTGAAGCGGAGAATGTTAACATTCAGCAAATATTAGGAGATGAACTTCAAGCGATGAAGAACTGGGTGGCCGAACTAGGAAGAGAAAATGCAATGAGTAAAGAAgatttagaagcaaaggagctaGAAATAATGTTACTGGAAGAATCTTTAGAACAGAAGGAAACCATTCTGCAAGATGCTCTTCATCACTGGAAAGACACTGAAAAGTTGTTGGAAGGagcaaaggaaaaagagaaggagATGGAGGCTTCTCTAACAACCTTAGAAGAAGAGCTCCAGAAGAGGAACCTTCAAATCGAAGAGTTCCTCACAAAAGAAGAACAGTCAAGGTGTGAACAACAAGAATTCGAGGATAAACTAGACCTAGCTCTCCATTATGCAATCGAGCTGCAGACGTTGCTAAAGGAAGCAGAAGAAAGggagaggaaaatcaaagaaGATTTAGAAGAACAGAGGAATAAAAACCATCTGTTagctaaagaaaaggaagaagaagagactgAAATAAGAAGGCAACATCAGGAGAGACTGAggcaaaaggaaaaggaaacagaGAAGCAGCGTGAACGCCTGGAGGAACTCCAGGATAACTTGGAAAGCGCTCTGCGTCAAGAACAGATCCTGGAACGCTTGCTGGAATCTAAACAAGAAGACCTCATCAGTTTGAAGATGAAGGAGAGTAAATCCCAGCTGGAAGTGCAGCGACTTCTCAAGGACTGCGATATGCTGAAAGAAGAGATTCAGCTACAGGAGCAGAATAGAATTAGAGAAGAAAAGCGTCTCAGTGGGAGCAGGCTAACGAAACACAGGAGGAGGCTTTGA